From the Palaemon carinicauda isolate YSFRI2023 chromosome 4, ASM3689809v2, whole genome shotgun sequence genome, the window atttcgcgtaatgcctggaaattttagtcatttcgcgaaatccctaagtgaatcagtcatttcacgaaatgcctaaaatatttaggcatttcgcgaaatgcctggttacacagtttgcctgtaacataaaTATGACTGGaataatatttatctctctctctctctctctctctctctctctctctctctctctctctctctctctctctctctcagataaagtaATCAACACCTTTTCAATGACGCAATCGTAAATGTACAAATGAGAGGCAgacagttactctctctctctctctctctctctctctctctctctctctctctctctctctctctctctctctctctctctctctcgtaaagataTAGTGTTGAAACCTTTTTAATTGCCTGTACCAATAGTTCAAATTTAGACCTAAGCTCTGGTCTGTTTTTAATCTAGCGTTATTCTATTGTCTAAACTCTGACTTATTTGAAATTATGAAGAAATAGAGCTGTGGGATCCCATTCTCTTTTATAGGTATACGATCTCTTTGTATATGTACTCTCATTGTTGCCAGTCAAtgtcactatagtcaattatttttagtgaggcagatctgcaccgactcgcaggggtgcccttttagctcggaaaagtttcctgatcgctgattggttggaaaagataattctaaccaatcagatagcaggaaacttttccgagctaaaagggcaccgctgcgagtcggtgcaaatgcgcctcattaaacaaattgagtatagtaggccgaaagtactaactccaatcaagtcttttcatttttcatttcatagcTGAAATACACGTGGTTATATTTATCCGTTATTCTGTACAAGCTTCTGGGGACCATCGGCTTCCCTCTACGGGGAATTCGACTCTGCTGAAGAGGGGCCAGTTATATTTTCGGATTTTGAAGCTGAattagattttgaagcagattcaaaAAAGGGTGAAAATACCTCTATGGTCATAATAGCGGATATGGTAAATCTATGATACGATAATTtcaagccaaatacatgaaccacatatttttcctactcgctattttGTGTtcttgcatttctgaccatgattattggggcaaaccacccgttcatgagtttttggacaatTATGGGAGACTCCAGTGAGAAACCGGGGTTTTTTTCGGGTGGGGAAaggtcataaacgagtgatttgcagcaataataatggtcagaaatgcaaaacaataacaaaataaccaATTGGAAAACTATATGGtttatgtaagtggctgaaaataggccaaaaTGTGATTAATTAACAAAAGATTTGCTAATTAAAAGGTACAGAatctaaaaaacccacctaacctaacctagtagttcccaggtcacaaccttccccggacccccttctcaggtcacaacccctagctgggggccaaGCCCCCGAaccccccttctcaggtcacacaCTAAAAgttaatcacaaataaatccttacattatgataaagtaaatcaaatataatttcttaccttatgattgacaccaacGTTAACCCAgccagtgggggggggggtggaggggggggggggggggggggaaaggccaGCCTCAACTTGGCGCCGGTCCCAagatattgagacggcagtgcccaagcccgggtaaatggggagggtttgcggcaggaaaggcatccggccatgaaaacgagaagagggagaccaaagcgaaggtggatgggctgtatcaaggatgaccttcgatcaaagggattaaccggtgatgaagtgtgggacagaggtagatggagaacgctggtcagaaacatcgacttcacatgaaagtgggaaaagatgcaaacaaagaagaagaagaaaaatgattgACTccaacgtcatttttttttttttttttttttgtcttagcaaTCTTTACAAAATCTTTGCAGCTGAAAATGTGCTGGTTTTccctaaaaattaagtcagaatcggacctttgaggccttatttcgcggttatttcttaatttcacatgagtaacaatagcatacactgaacggagagcatttccatcataataatCAATagccgacataaatgaaattacactgaatatcgaaatagattgatgtgcttccattaagttccctcttggagacgtctttacgtGATGGTGATTAAGTTGAAACTGAAGTCGAAGGTGGAAAAAAAAGGGCTGCTGTAGtagaacatccgggaacttatgaagaagtaattattattattattattattattattattattattattattattattattatattattattattattatcattattattattacttgcttatttCAAAAGCATTATTTTTCATCATTGTTTCGTTCTTTGGAATGAGTGTACCTCATGAGctgtactcacacacatacatacatacacacacacacacacacacacacacacatatatatatatatatatatatatatatatatatatatatatacataatatatatatatatatatatatatatatatatgtgtgtgtgtgtgtgtatgtgtgtgtgtgtgtgctccaaATATACCGGCTTAgtcgatgtggagggggacagtcACTCAGCTCTCTGGACTCCtaagaaaatttaatcatttattcatttatttaattattttcttgtgagtATTTCAGCttgaagatacttttcttttacttaatttaattcaatttactgtttttacttgtatctgtaaatataacttaaattttaaactgtttttgtaagttatatttttactaaagtttgaattctaatattttatgtctttttttagccctaaatatgagagatgttgtccagactcttcgttttcctttttattttacctttgaagctcgccaggagcaatgacctacctcaatatatatatatatatatatatatatatatatatatatatatatatatatatatatatattgtgtgtgtgtattagtgtatatacaagtgtatgtgtttgtatatatatatatatatatatatatatatatatatatacatatacatatatatatgtgtgtgtgtgtttgtgtccatatatgtgcatatatatatatatatatatatatatatatatatatatatatatatatatatatatacacaaatacatacatttgtaaataaacaaatacactatatatatatatatatatatatatatatatatatatatatatatatatatatatatatatatatacatatatatgtatatatatatacatatatgtatatatatatatatatatatatatatatatatatatatatgtacagtatatatatacatacatataatgatatgtatatatatatatatatatatatatatatatatatatatatatatatatatatatatatatatatattaacttacgaAAGGAATCGAATAATACACAAAGCGCCTctaaagtactgagagagagagagagagagagagagagagagagagagagagagagagagagagagagagagagagagagagagagcttgaagacATTCCGGAAGCCTTCTTGTTCTCCCTTCTTGACGACCCacaatacgttgagagagagagagagagagagagagagagagagagagagagagagagagagagagagagagagagagaattgtccaggAATTCCGTCGATGTAGTTAGCGAGTCAAAATGTCTTCAGGGAAGTTCTCAAGTCTCTCTAGAGGCTTCACAGAATTAATGTGTGAGAGGCTCGGAGCTTGGAGGGGATCCCGAAGGTCTCCGGAagctatattttgtttttttcaaaataaagttgATCAAAGGAGAATCATCGGGCAATCTAGCatagatttttatgaaaatgttCGGAGTGTACCAAAAAGCGATCAACGCAATGAGGAACCCATTCAACGGAATCTTAGGAGGATTATTCAAGGCATCACACACAGCTGGTGTTCAGGAGCAGCAGTTGGAGTGTGAGACCTATTTAAAGGATCTCGAAGGACAATTGAGGAAAGTTCAAGAGTCTTTCGCGTTCAGGATGGTGtcttggctactgcccaagagGAGTGACAACTCTGAGGCTGGGATCGGAGATGTTCCCGTCCTCCAACGACTCCTGTCCTCCATCCCTGTGGTCGGAGGATTCTGGAGTTCGGGGCAGGATCTTCAGGaatgtcaactgaaggtccagactatggaacggaAACTGGATATGCTTAGGACTGATCTGAAACCTACTGGAATTCTGGAGAGATTTCTCCCAGACTTCGTCTCTGgaactgagggtggaactattgTCCCCCAAATGAAGGGTGGCAATTGGCTAACTGTTGTTCTGGTTGGTGTTATTGTGGCTGGAAATGTAttgttgtggaaattcttgtccacagaTAAGGAAGAAAAGGAACTGGAGGAGTTAGGTGAAATTATTCAACTGATGGAAGATGAAATTGAATTTTTAGACAAAGAAGTGGAGAATGACAGGGAGGAAGACGAAGAAAAAAAAGAGCTGAgggcagagattcaacgtctctgcAACAGAGTCGAAGCTcttgaaaaggaaagggaaatcaAGACTGAAAAATTCTCAACAGAGTTGCAAGATCTTCAACAAACTAACGATCAGCTAAAAGACGAATTATCAAATAAAGATGCTTcaatcggagaatatctaaatcaattaactaagatggaacaaataaatcttgaaataagcGAGAAACTAATAAATGTTGAAGGTGAAAAAGCAGACTCTATTCATCGTTTAGAATCTGTATTTGAGGGAGAAATTGAGGAATTAGAAAAAACAATTCAGAATCAATTGGACATTATTAAAGATatggaaacaaaaaaagaaatcgagactgaaaaattctcaacAGAGTTGCAAGATCTTCAACAAACTAACGATCACCTAAAAGacgaattatcaaataaaaatgcTTCAATCGGAGACTATCTAAATCAATTAACTAagatggaacaaataaatcttgaaataagcGAGAAACTAGTGAATGTTGAAGGTGAAAAAGCAGAGTctattcatcggttggaatctATATTTGAGGGAGAAATTGAGGAATTAGAAAAAACAATTCAGAATCAATTGGAcattattaaagagatggaaacagaaaaagaaagactagagATGAAGCTGACTGAGGCTAAAGAAAAGGATTTGGTCAGGAACAAAAATTACAACAGCCTCTTAGAGGAGTTAGTAAATCTTAAGGAAGAATATTACGAGAAATCAAGTgagatggaagaaaaaaatcttgaattaagTAAGCAACTAGAAAAAGGTGAGCGTGAAAAGGTTGCCTCTATTCATCGGTtagaatctgtatttgaggaagatattgaggaactgaaagagacaattgagaagcaattagaaattattagagagatgaaaacagaaaaagaaagactagagATGAAGCTGACTGAGGCTAAAGTCAATGATTTGGTCAGGAATGAAAGGTATAACGGCCTCTTAGAGGAGTTAGTAAGTCTTAAGGAAGAATATTACGATAAGTCAATTGAGATGGAGGAAAAAAATCTTGACTTGAGAGAGCAACTAGAAAGAATTAAGAGTGAAAAAGTGGCCGCTATTCATCGGACGGAATCTGTATTTAAGAAAAAGATCCAGGAACTGAAAGAAACGATTGGGAAGCAATCTGGGATTATTGGTCAGATGAAAACAGAGAAGAAGAGGCTGGACCTGGATGCCAACGgacataaggaggagaaggaggtcgttggagggGCATCTGGTGTTGGTGAATTGCTGGGCCGGCTACAAGCCTCAAAAGGGAATCTccctcaaaacaacaacaacaatctggaagagcagaagctccagaAGGAAACTTCCAGGGAAGAGGAGACCAAAAAGGTCCCCTTAGCTCATATGGGAAGAGGCACAACtggattctttaaaaagaaaatcggTGGACCTAAGTGtcatatcaccttccaaggtgcgAAGGTTAGAGTTAACACCAAGAGGGACTATGAGCAAAAGGGGCACGTGACTGCCGACTTGGATATCccaaggaagttccacagagccatttatggagtggaaggaaggaagCTGAAGGAAATCACCCGCGAGAGTGGTGTCGAATCCATTTGTATGCCACGAAGGGATGACTCCAGCAATCTAATAACAATCATTGGCACCAttaagcaggttcaattagcagccgATCATATCGATAAGCTTCTGAAGAGACACCGTTAAGTGAATACTTGGATCCGCAAATGAAtggaaaagaaaactaaaaaaaaaaaaaaaaaaaaaaaaatacaaaaaaaaaaaaaataaaaaaaaaaataaaaaaaaaaaaaaaagaacaagaaggaGAAGAACttcaatttcagtttattttgagaGGAAAATTAAATTTAGCCGAGTTTTGCAAGGACCAGAACTTAAGGATCTTTAACCTGACTGACCACCCACCTTGAAGAACACTTGGAAGGACTAGCCAGCTTGAGGGATGCAATGCTCAACTATCCAACTTGAAGGATGCTTGGACCACCCTGGAGGACAACGGGctatgcagagggaagaaacctatcaaattctagtatgctatgtaccttggtgaACGAGTACAAGGCGtccgtcaagtgtacaaatggtcggatatctagatctattcctctggataccaaccttcgggtagttctgggggaataatctagaagactggctctgcagagggaacgagctaggcttcttctagtacgcACTTTTGTCCTTAGAGGTTGACCCAAGATacttcagctggggaaggaagctgcgcctcttcCTAAGGAGGACAGTCTGGATAGGTGTTCATCAAATGGCTGGTGATGAAGGTTGAAGAGCTGGGATGAGTAGAGTAAGTTTTGGTCCTGACACTTGGT encodes:
- the LOC137639561 gene encoding putative protein tag-278 codes for the protein MRNPFNGILGGLFKASHTAGVQEQQLECETYLKDLEGQLRKVQESFAFRMVSWLLPKRSDNSEAGIGDVPVLQRLLSSIPVVGGFWSSGQDLQECQLKVQTMERKLDMLRTDLKPTGILERFLPDFVSGTEGGTIVPQMKGGNWLTVVLVGVIVAGNVLLWKFLSTDKEEKELEELGEIIQLMEDEIEFLDKEVENDREEDEEKKELRAEIQRLCNRVEALEKEREIKTEKFSTELQDLQQTNDQLKDELSNKDASIGEYLNQLTKMEQINLEISEKLINVEGEKADSIHRLESVFEGEIEELEKTIQNQLDIIKDMETKKEIETEKFSTELQDLQQTNDHLKDELSNKNASIGDYLNQLTKMEQINLEISEKLVNVEGEKAESIHRLESIFEGEIEELEKTIQNQLDIIKEMETEKERLEMKLTEAKEKDLVRNKNYNSLLEELVNLKEEYYEKSSEMEEKNLELSKQLEKGEREKVASIHRLESVFEEDIEELKETIEKQLEIIREMKTEKERLEMKLTEAKVNDLVRNERYNGLLEELVSLKEEYYDKSIEMEEKNLDLREQLERIKSEKVAAIHRTESVFKKKIQELKETIGKQSGIIGQMKTEKKRLDLDANGHKEEKEVVGGASGVGELLGRLQASKGNLPQNNNNNLEEQKLQKETSREEETKKVPLAHMGRGTTGFFKKKIGGPKCHITFQGAKVRVNTKRDYEQKGHVTADLDIPRKFHRAIYGVEGRKLKEITRESGVESICMPRRDDSSNLITIIGTIKQVQLAADHIDKLLKRHR